A single window of Dendropsophus ebraccatus isolate aDenEbr1 chromosome 5, aDenEbr1.pat, whole genome shotgun sequence DNA harbors:
- the TARBP2 gene encoding RISC-loading complex subunit TARBP2 produces MSETEDCGKQTCPGCPSVEQMLASSPGKTPISLLQEYGTRVGKTPVYDLLKAEGQAHQPNFTFRVSVGDINCTGQGPSKKAAKHKAAEVALSLLKGGDMFGSVIEENSSTYKAEPPAEVTIKTEEPSPPPTARKHSIDMKPPLSAQQSECNPVGALQELVVQKGWRLPEYTVTQESGPAHRKEFTMTCRVERFLEIGSGTSKKLAKRNAAAKMLLQIHRVPTEHRENGEPEPEEDQFSMNTGGGRLDGSRGRSLACTWDSLRNSAGEKILHLRSHPLAILNSAFCTLLQDLSEEQSFQISYLDIEERSQSGLYQCLVELSTQPTTVCHGSAATREAARGNAAHNALQYLKIMAGSK; encoded by the exons ATGAGTGAGACCGAGGACTGTGGGAAGCAGACGTGCCCCGGGTGTCCCAG TGTAGAGCAGATGCTGGCGTCGAGTCCTGGGAAGACCCCCATCAGCTTACTGCAAGAGTATGGGACTCGGGTAGGAAAGACCCCCGTGTATGACCTACTCAAAGCTGAAGGACAAGCCCATCAACCCAACTTCACGTTCCGTGTATCTGTTGGCGACATCAATTGTACTG GTCAAGGACCTAGCAAGAAGGCAGCAAAACACAAGGCAGCCGAAGTGGCGCTCTCCCTACTCAAAGGTGGAGATATGTTTGGATCAGTAATCGAGGAGAATAG TTCCACATACAAAGCAGAACCACCTGCAGAAGTCACAATAAAGACTGAGGAGCCTTCACCGCCACCAACCGCAAG GAAGCACAGCATAGACATGAAGCCACCTTTGTCTGCACAGCAGTCAGAATGTAATCCTGTGGGAGCCCTGCAG GAGCTGGTGGTGCAGAAAGGCTGGAGACTTCCAGAGTACACAGTCACACAGGAGTCAGGACCAGCACACAGGAAAGAATTCACCATGACCTGTCGGGTGGAGCGCTTTCTAGAGATTG GCAGTGGCACATCTAAGAAGCTGGCAAAAAGGAACGCTGCAGCCAAGATGCTTCTACAGATTCACAGGGTTCCCACAGAACATCGGGAAAATGGAGAACCAGAGCCTGAAGAAGATCAGTTTTCTATG AATACAGGAGGGGGAAGACTGGATGGAAGCAGAGGTAGAAGTTTAGCTTGTACCTGGGACTCTCTGCGCAATTCTGCTGGAGAAAAGATCCTTCACCTTAGAAGTCACCCACTCGCTATTCTTAATTCTGCATTCTGTACCCTCCTACAAGACCTGTCAGAGGAACAAAGCTTTCAGATCAGCTATCTTGATATAG AGGAACGCAGTCAGAGTGGCCTGTACCAGTGTCTCGTGGAGCTTTCAACACAGCCTACAACTGTTTGTCATGGCTCTGCTGCCACAAGGGAAGCAGCGCGGGGAAACGCTGCACACAATGCTCTTCAGTATCTGAAAATCATGGCTGGTAGTAAGTGA
- the LOC138792601 gene encoding pleckstrin homology domain-containing family A member 3-like has protein sequence MRLQDMEGSLLKWTNYLSGWQPRYFVLDRGILSYYDSQDDVNKGSKGSIKMAVCEIRVHQGDSCRMDLYIPKEQCFYLRADNAADRQRWLVALGSAKACLGDITTQKPKDVLPDNESLSRKLSELRLFCDLLMGQVAEVKEAVTTDEAGSSPNKEKLNTACSNLQGTCSYICSTLDECIKYINTSLHLHKQDPPLPVLPGDVVGTKLPQSRKVKRSLSQPAESTPPRTPSSPQQGDGFTVVKNLEQMAMRLHSQERKYLASSNGTSG, from the exons atgaggCTGCAGGACATGGAGGGTTCGCTGCTGAAATGGACCAACTACTTGTCTG GCTGGCAGCCACGTTACTTTGTGCTGGACCGAGGCATCTTGTCCTACTATGACTCACAGGATGACGTTAATAAAGGGAGCAAGGGCAGCATTAAGATGGCCGTGTGTGAAATCCGAG TGCATCAGGGTGATAGCTGCCGGATGGATCTCTATATACCAAAAGAGCAGTGTTTCTACCTGCGTGCAGACAATGCAGCAGATAGACAGAGGTGGTTGGTGGCTCTAGGTTCAGCCAAGGCCTGCCTGGGGGACATCACAACTCAGAAACCTAAAG ATGTGCTGCCAGATAATGAAAGTCTTAGCCGGAAACTTTCAGAGCTGCGGCTCTTCTGTGACCTACTTATGGGGCAAGTGGCAGAAGTGAAGGAAGCGGTCACTACAGATGAGGCAGGATCTTCGCCTAATAAGGAG AAACTTAATACAGCATGCTCGAACCTACAAGGAACCTGCTCTTACATCTGTTCTACTTtagatgaatgtataaagtacatcAACACAAGCCTGCATCTCCATAAGCAAGATCCTCCGCTGCCAGTGTTACCAGGAGATGTGGTTGGCACCAAGCTTCCCCAGAGTCGAAAG gTAAAACGTTCTCTCAGTCAGCCTGCTGAGTCAACACCACCAAG GACTCCCAGTTCCCCTCAGCAAGGTGATGGATTTACTGTCGTGAAGAATCTGGAACAAATGGCAATGAGGTTACATTCCCAAGAACGAAAGTATTTGGCATCCAGTAATGGAACATCAGGATGA